The Pleuronectes platessa chromosome 13, fPlePla1.1, whole genome shotgun sequence genome includes a window with the following:
- the LOC128454190 gene encoding Golgi reassembly-stacking protein 2 isoform X2, which translates to MGGSQSVEIPGGGSEGYHVLRVQENSPGHRAGLEPFFDFIVSINNTRLNKDNDTLKDLLKASVEKPVKMLVYSSKTLELRETTVTPSNLWGGQGLLGVSIRFCSFEGANENVWHVLEVEPNSPAALAGLRPHTDYIIGADTVMNESEDLFSLIESHEGKGLKLYVYNTDTDNCREVVITPNTAWGGEGSLGCGIGYGYLHRIPTRPFEEGKKICFPGNNPSEPISPLKDGFTEVQLSAVSPPPAAPATPTSLEDTLSGLSISTAPPTMPSELHTGLPTVPLLASSISPSLSPLIPLNRAATSFNPATTLPGLMPLPGGLPPLPNLPNLNLPLPDLSALSLAGTSTLPPPLGTTVPPLASFPPLNLPGLIPFPPLSTMLPSQVPPLLPQGLAPLLPTTNAAVTVTAAPSVAHAADSTASTEALPTNATESPAPTEITQTSS; encoded by the exons ATGGGAGGGTCTCAGAGCGTGGAGATACCGGGCGGAGGCTCTGAGGGGTACCACGTCCTCCGG GTTCAGGAGAATTCCCCTGGACACCGTGCAGGGCTGGAGCCTTTCTTCGATTTCATTGTCTCCATCAATAACaccagactg AACAAGGATAACGACACTCTGAAGGACTTGTTGAAAGCCAGTGTAGAGAAACCAGTGAAGATGCTGGTTTACTCCTCGAAGACTCTGGAGCTGCGGGAGACCACCGTCACGCCCAGTAACCTGTGGGGAGGGCAGGGCTTGCTCGGTGTGTCCATTCGTTTCTGCAGCTTTGAAGGAGCCAATGAGAATGTTTGGCATGTGCTG gaagtggagccCAACTCCCCGGCAGCCCTGGCCGGCTTGCGGCCGCACACTGACTACATCATTGGAGCCGACACTGTAATGAATGAG TCAGAGGACCTGTTCTCTCTGATAGAGAGCCACGAGGGGAAAGGCCTGAAGCTCTATGTGTACAACACGGACACTGACAACTGCAGAGAGGTGGTCATCACACCCAACACTGCCTGGGGAGGAGAGGGCAG cCTTGGATGTGGGATTGGTTATGGATACCTTCACAGGATTCCCACTCGGCCCTTTGAAGAAGGGAAGAAGATCTGTTTCCCTGGAAATAATCCCAGTGAGCCCATCAGTCCACTGAAGGATGGATTCACCGAG GTCCAGCTTTCAGCAGTGTCTCCTCCTCCCGCTGCACCTGCTACCCCCACAAGCCTAGAAGATACACTGTCCGGCCTGTCGATCAGCACAGCCCCACCCACCATGCCCAGTGAGCTGCACACAG GTTTGCCCACAGTCCCTCTGCTCGCCTCTTCCATCAGCCCCTCCCTCAGCCCCCTCATTCCACTGAATCGTGCCGCCACCAGCTTCAACCCTGCCACCACGCTACCAG gtCTGATGCCCCTCCCAGGAGGCTTACCTCCTCTCCCTAACCTCCCCAACCTCAACCTGCCACTCCCAGACCTCAGTGCCTTGTCACTAGCAGGCACCAGCACTTTACCCCCGCCACTGGGAACAACAG TCCCTCCTCTGGCTTCGTTCCCACCCCTCAACTTGCCAGGTCTGATCCCGTTCCCCCCTCTTTCCACCATGCTGCCCTCCCAGGtgcctcctctcctgcctcagGGACTGGCCCCTCTCTTACCCACCACCAACGccgctgtcacagtcacagcgGCACCTTCCGTCGCCCACGCCGCCGACTCCACGGCGTCCACGGAAGCCCTCCCAACGAACGCCACGGAATCCCCAGCTCCCACGGAAATAACACAAACGTCATCATAA
- the LOC128454190 gene encoding Golgi reassembly-stacking protein 2 isoform X1 encodes MGGSQSVEIPGGGSEGYHVLRVQENSPGHRAGLEPFFDFIVSINNTRLNKDNDTLKDLLKASVEKPVKMLVYSSKTLELRETTVTPSNLWGGQGLLGVSIRFCSFEGANENVWHVLEVEPNSPAALAGLRPHTDYIIGADTVMNEDSVLQSEDLFSLIESHEGKGLKLYVYNTDTDNCREVVITPNTAWGGEGSLGCGIGYGYLHRIPTRPFEEGKKICFPGNNPSEPISPLKDGFTEVQLSAVSPPPAAPATPTSLEDTLSGLSISTAPPTMPSELHTGLPTVPLLASSISPSLSPLIPLNRAATSFNPATTLPGLMPLPGGLPPLPNLPNLNLPLPDLSALSLAGTSTLPPPLGTTVPPLASFPPLNLPGLIPFPPLSTMLPSQVPPLLPQGLAPLLPTTNAAVTVTAAPSVAHAADSTASTEALPTNATESPAPTEITQTSS; translated from the exons ATGGGAGGGTCTCAGAGCGTGGAGATACCGGGCGGAGGCTCTGAGGGGTACCACGTCCTCCGG GTTCAGGAGAATTCCCCTGGACACCGTGCAGGGCTGGAGCCTTTCTTCGATTTCATTGTCTCCATCAATAACaccagactg AACAAGGATAACGACACTCTGAAGGACTTGTTGAAAGCCAGTGTAGAGAAACCAGTGAAGATGCTGGTTTACTCCTCGAAGACTCTGGAGCTGCGGGAGACCACCGTCACGCCCAGTAACCTGTGGGGAGGGCAGGGCTTGCTCGGTGTGTCCATTCGTTTCTGCAGCTTTGAAGGAGCCAATGAGAATGTTTGGCATGTGCTG gaagtggagccCAACTCCCCGGCAGCCCTGGCCGGCTTGCGGCCGCACACTGACTACATCATTGGAGCCGACACTGTAATGAATGAGG ACTCCGTCCTGCAGTCAGAGGACCTGTTCTCTCTGATAGAGAGCCACGAGGGGAAAGGCCTGAAGCTCTATGTGTACAACACGGACACTGACAACTGCAGAGAGGTGGTCATCACACCCAACACTGCCTGGGGAGGAGAGGGCAG cCTTGGATGTGGGATTGGTTATGGATACCTTCACAGGATTCCCACTCGGCCCTTTGAAGAAGGGAAGAAGATCTGTTTCCCTGGAAATAATCCCAGTGAGCCCATCAGTCCACTGAAGGATGGATTCACCGAG GTCCAGCTTTCAGCAGTGTCTCCTCCTCCCGCTGCACCTGCTACCCCCACAAGCCTAGAAGATACACTGTCCGGCCTGTCGATCAGCACAGCCCCACCCACCATGCCCAGTGAGCTGCACACAG GTTTGCCCACAGTCCCTCTGCTCGCCTCTTCCATCAGCCCCTCCCTCAGCCCCCTCATTCCACTGAATCGTGCCGCCACCAGCTTCAACCCTGCCACCACGCTACCAG gtCTGATGCCCCTCCCAGGAGGCTTACCTCCTCTCCCTAACCTCCCCAACCTCAACCTGCCACTCCCAGACCTCAGTGCCTTGTCACTAGCAGGCACCAGCACTTTACCCCCGCCACTGGGAACAACAG TCCCTCCTCTGGCTTCGTTCCCACCCCTCAACTTGCCAGGTCTGATCCCGTTCCCCCCTCTTTCCACCATGCTGCCCTCCCAGGtgcctcctctcctgcctcagGGACTGGCCCCTCTCTTACCCACCACCAACGccgctgtcacagtcacagcgGCACCTTCCGTCGCCCACGCCGCCGACTCCACGGCGTCCACGGAAGCCCTCCCAACGAACGCCACGGAATCCCCAGCTCCCACGGAAATAACACAAACGTCATCATAA